One window of Acipenser ruthenus chromosome 52, fAciRut3.2 maternal haplotype, whole genome shotgun sequence genomic DNA carries:
- the LOC131722976 gene encoding tripartite motif-containing protein 16-like: MASNLWSEDQFSCSVCLELLKDPVAIPCGHSYCMGCIKNCWDQTDHTGVYSCPQCRETFTPRPVLCRNTMLAEVVEKLKKTGLNPPPAQSYAGPGDVPCDFCTGRKFKAVKSCLTCLASYCATHVKPHYEGAAFKRHKLINAIGNLEQKLCAEHQRLCEVFCRTDQMCICWRCVDEEHKSHDTVSAEKERTGKQKQLGETQIEIQQRIQERLKEIEELKQAVESLKRSACIEIKESEKIFTELIRSIKKIHTEVIELIGANEKAAVNQAEGRMKKLEQEIAELRRRNAELKQLSETEDHIHFLQNFQSLCAPPDAGDLPSVTVNTDISFEAVRKAVSELKDHIEDFCKGELAKITTTVNEVAVYSLQAPEPRNRAEFLKYSCQLTLDHNTAHTNLCLSEGNRKVTWGETQRCPDHPERFDYWSQVLCREGLSGTRCYWEIEWSGGGADIGVTYKGISRKGGDRSCLFGYNDKSWSFSCSGSSYTAWHNNNKTAITAPRSPRIGVYLDFNTSTLSFYGVSDTMTLLHRFQTTFTEPLYPGFRLGCSDSTVTICQLN, translated from the exons atggcttcaaacttgtggtcagaggatcagtttagctgttcagtgtgtctggagctattgaaggacccagtcgctattccatgtggacacagttactgtatggggtgtattaagaactgctgggatcagactgatcatacaggtgtctacagctgcccccagtgcagagagacctttaccccgaGGCCTGttctgtgcagaaacaccatgctggctgaagttgtggagaaattaaagaagacaggactcaatcctcctcctgctcaaagttatgctggacctggagatgtgccgtgtgatttctgcactgggagaaaattcaaagctgtgaaatcctgtttgacgtgcctggcctcttactgtgcgacacacgtcaagccacactatgagggggctgctttcaagaggcacaagctgatcaatgcaattggaaatctggagcagaagctttgtgctgaacatcAAAGATTATgtgaggtcttctgtagaaccgatcagaTGTGTATTTGCTGGCGGTGTGTAGACGaggaacacaagagccatgatacagtctcagctgagaaagaaaggactgggaaacag aagcagctgggagagacacagattgaaatacaacagagaatccaggagagactgaaagaaattgaagagctgaaacaggctgtggagtcactgaaa agatctgcatgcatagaaataaaggaaagtgagaagatctttactgagctgatccgatccattaagaagatccacactgaggttattgagctgattggagctaacgagaaggctgcagtgaatcaggctgaaggacgcatgaagaaactggagcaggagattgctgagctaaggaggagaaacgctgagctgaaacagctttcagagacagaggatcacatccattttctacag aatttccagtctctctgtgcccctcctgatgccggagacttacccagcgttactgtcaatacagacatctcttttgaggctgtgaggaaagctgtatctgaacttaaagaccatattgaggacttctgcaagggggaattagccaaaataaccacaacag tgaatgaagttgcagtttacagtctgcaggctccagagccaaggaacagagctgagtttttaaaat attcctgtcagctcacactggaccacAACACAGCGCATAcaaacctctgtctgtctgaagggaacagaaaggtgacatgggGAGAGACCCAGCGATGTCctgatcacccagagagatttgactACTGgtcccaagtgctttgcagagagggtttgtctgggacccgctgttactgggagattgagtggagtgggggaggggctgatataggagtcacatataaaggaatcagcaggaaaggaggggatcgTTCCTGTCTCTTTGGatacaatgacaagtcctggagtttttcctgctctggttccagttacactgcctggcacaataacaataaaactgcaataactgccccccgctcccccagaataggagtgtatctggactttaatacCAGCACTCTGTCCTTTTATggtgtctctgacacaatgaccctcctgcacagattccaaaccacattcactgagccgctctatcctgggtttaggcTTGGTTGTTCTGATtccactgtaacaatctgccagctgaactag